The following nucleotide sequence is from Amia ocellicauda isolate fAmiCal2 chromosome 2, fAmiCal2.hap1, whole genome shotgun sequence.
acactttcctttcaaatccattgtggtggtgtacagagccaaaattatgacagttgtgtcactgtccaaatatttatgcacctaactgtatattgttgttttcagctcggctactctgttgactagctgacagtgtattatgtttttttcagtgggtctgtggccctgctcctgttggatcaggggtccactgccatgataatgcgtGGAgggcgcacaagttgcttgattgcccgtgccACATATTGTGCAAATAGATTACGGCCGGCCTTGCTACTGTAAGCCGGTggcataagagttgacctctgtagccccgctttgtatatgctaaTGCTAGACAGTTCGTGGTAAcagcgtgactgcggtccttGCTCCTGGGTGGCCCTATGGGGCACCtgggattactgtctggagttgtgttaccgaggcccctagcggtcgcctcggggcaggctccgttatcagcttgctgcctcctcccttgcggcggttttgttatacagtgacccctcccccttgggtagtgcttccaacttgaaagataacaattggttgcgtatgcaaccccggttatctgaaaaaggaagcattgcccaagggttgcaaggtcgcgtgggagtcctggctcccggcaaaagaggacaaacctgcgctgacgtcacgttttatagaacaggaagtggaagggacctgttctgagtgacgagcgcaggggccaatggcagctttgatagagtgacgtttcaatcgggttcctgcgcagaaacccctccccttggGCAGTGGTTCCTTTTTGAGATAACCGGGGtcgcattcgcaacctatcgttatctgtGTAATTTCTTCCTGAACATAACTCACTGTAATTATCGACTATTGCGTATGCATTTTTGATCTGGAAAATGCAACGGTGACATTTCACACCAATGTCCAAAGTGTAGCTGGAAGGAGTTGTGTGCGCAGTGGAGTCCTTTGAAACACTGGTTGTcgattttcactttattttattttttccgaTATTCCAGGGTGTACCGAGTTCAGCATTGCGGGAAATCTGTCTTTTGAAAGaactaaaacataaaaatatagtCAGGTAAGTGTCTTGTGCCCAGAGTCTCTTCAGTGATTAATTAACTGTaagtgtgttgtttttatacACTATGATGTCTGTTCAGCCTGAGTTGCATTTAATGAAAGTGTCTGCAGCTCTGAATGCAGAGAACCACAGTGTTTTTATTCCAGCTCAGATCTGAATTAGGCTATTGCATAAGAGCTGTTATCTGTTATTTTGAAGAGAGTATATATATTCAGGGTCTTATTGTCTTTGTGTTTATCTGAACTATTCCGCTATGGcagtaataatttaaatacaaaggaTAAGAGGGTGAGAAGGGGAAAGTAAACAACATTAATAATCTTTCTGCCACCCTTGTAGGTTGCACGATGTCCTGCACAGTGATAAGAAGTTAACCTTAGTGTTCGAGTACTGCGACCAGGTGAGACTCCCGGAGCAGAGCAAATCTACGCCCTCTGCTCTCTGAAGTCACTGTGCAACCTGCATGCTGGTCATGACAAATTCATAATTAAATGCATGGAGGACAGTCACAGTGGCCAGTGCAAATGATTTGCCATTTTTGATGCCAAACTAGGGAAgggctacattttaaaataaataaatacaaaaaggaaaaatcgACTTATACACAGAAGAGTTCAGATCAAAAGCCTTTATAATGTGAATGTACAGTGATACTTATTAGGATTAAAATGATAACCTATAACTTATATATAGCATACAAGcacttaatgtttacaattaACAAATGATGCCGATTATTGTAATAATGTAAGATTGTTACCATAGTGTTTCTGTCTGGGTTTAATTAACACAAGCGGTCATTAGTGCTGTGTGTCGCTGCAATGAGAATATTAAACGTCCTTTAACTTGCAGGCTGTGGTTCAAATCttagtaaatgtattattattattattattaacaacaacaatagtaatgttgtgtttgatgtttttCCAGGACCTGAAGAAGTATTTTGATAGCTGCAATGGTGACTTAGACCCCGAGACCGTTAAGGTGAGCAAACTTTCCACTACTTCTAAATCCAAATGGGACAGAGTGCTAGTGGGTGAATTAGGATTCGTGGGCGGTTGAAGTTTGGTTCTGGTCCTGCCCTGGGCTTTGAGGAACATTGCGATGTGGCGTTGAGGACCTCGACGCGTTGggctcagtctctctctctcctgttgtCTCTCCCTGCAGTCCTTCATGTACCAGCTCTTGAAAGGGTTGGCGTTCTGTCACAGCCGCAACGTGCTGCATCGCGACCTCAAGCCACAGAACCTGCTCATCAACAGGGTGAGTCGAGGGTTTGGGGAAGAAGAACAGAAATGGGCCAAAGAGAAGCACCGGGCTGGAATGGCAGTTTCATATCAGCCAAATAGAATAAATGTACATTTGCCATAATTATtcatagaaatataaaaaatgaaacactATTCATAGGTCACACTTTCTTTTGGACTTCTTTTTATACAGCCTTCTCTGATGTTTTGTCTCTTTCAGAACGGAGAGCTGAAACTGGCTGATTTTGGCTTGGCTCGGGCGTTTGGGATTCCAGTCAGGTGTTACTCAGCCGAGGTATTCAACAACACTGTGCTTTATGATAAGAAACGAACTGAATGATTATTGAAAACACTcaacaaataacacattttactgACTTTCACTGAAAAAGTATTTTGCACCAGTGTAATACCTGTTACTTCCCAGTTGTGATACTTTGTATTTAACCTCCTGAAGAATAATTTCTACTCACTGCAGTGGTTCATAAGAGGCGAACTTTAATTTGTTAGTGGCATCTATTTCATGTTCGTTTTGCCCAGAGTTTCTCTTTCGTCAGTGCTGTATAAGAATCTGAAATCCTGGCCTGGCTGTAGTGGCCCTCACTGAGAGCGGCTGTCTTCCTGTCCTGCAGGTGGTGACGTTGTGGTACCGCCCCCCCGATGTGCTGTTCGGGGCGAAGCTGTACTCTACCTCCATTGACATGTGGTCGGCAGGATGCATATTTGCAGGTGGATGATCAGTGCAGCCTGGAGAGAAGGCACCATTTCCATATAATGCTGTTTCTCTTTTCCGTCTCGTATATATTTAAGTGGCATGTGTTACAGTTGGAAGCTGTAATGATGAGGCCTATGCTTTATAGAGCCAGCAGCGAAATGGACAGTCGGTCTATCTGGGCAGTCTGTAATGTGTTTGTGGTGTTGCGTAAACCAGTAAATGCTGAAAAGAACAACTTTGATTTGTTATTGGAGGTCAAGACTCTCAGATTCGTATGTTTTATGTGATTGAAAGAGGCAGCTCTAGGTACAGCACTGCATATGTTTTCAGCTACTCGATGCTCTGCGGTTTATCATGCTGGTATAGGACTGgttgatatacagtgagggggaaaaaagtatttgatcccctgctgattttgttcatttgcccactgacaaagaaattatcagtctataattttaatggtagatgtattttaacagtgagagacagaataacagcaaaaaatccagaaaaacgtatttcaaaaaagttatacattgatttgcatgttaatgagggaaataagtatttgatcccctatcaatcagcaagatttctggctcccaggtgtctttttgacaggtaacgagctgagactctcttaaagggagtgctcctaatctcagcccgttacctgtataaaagacacctgtcctcagaagcaatcaatcaatcagattccaaactctccaccatggccaagaccaaagagctgtccaaggatgtcagggacaagattgtagacc
It contains:
- the cdk5 gene encoding cyclin-dependent kinase 5; its protein translation is MQKYEKLEKIGEGTYGTVFKAKNRETHEIVALKRVRLDDDDEGVPSSALREICLLKELKHKNIVRLHDVLHSDKKLTLVFEYCDQDLKKYFDSCNGDLDPETVKSFMYQLLKGLAFCHSRNVLHRDLKPQNLLINRNGELKLADFGLARAFGIPVRCYSAEVVTLWYRPPDVLFGAKLYSTSIDMWSAGCIFAELANAGRPLFPGNDVDDQLKRIFRLLGTPTEEQWPTMTKLPDYKPYPMYPATTSLVNVVPKLSATGRDLLQNLLKCNPVQRISAEEALQHPYFADFCPP